From one Flavobacterium kingsejongi genomic stretch:
- a CDS encoding N-acetylmuramoyl-L-alanine amidase gives MLVLLDNGHGGIIKGKYQTPGKRSPKWSDGSQLFEGEFNRAIVNGIIQELTHLKIPYVNIAPEYTDVPLAERVQRANAHANEPCFYLSIHSNAGGGSGVEIYTSKGTTESDAIATLFGAAFKAVFPEQLLRTDFSDGDLDKESNFYVLRKTRMPAILTENFFMDNEAECKSLLLTPEGRQRIIAYHVQGIVSTLEYYKQKHT, from the coding sequence ATGCTAGTACTGTTAGATAACGGACATGGTGGAATTATCAAAGGAAAATATCAAACACCAGGAAAACGAAGTCCGAAATGGAGCGATGGCTCCCAACTTTTTGAAGGCGAATTCAACCGGGCCATTGTCAATGGTATCATACAGGAACTCACACACCTGAAAATCCCATATGTGAACATCGCCCCGGAATACACCGACGTACCTCTTGCTGAACGGGTACAACGTGCCAATGCGCATGCCAACGAACCTTGTTTTTACCTGAGCATCCACTCCAATGCGGGTGGTGGTTCGGGAGTCGAAATTTATACTTCCAAAGGAACTACGGAAAGCGATGCTATTGCGACACTATTCGGAGCAGCATTCAAAGCTGTTTTTCCAGAGCAATTATTACGCACCGATTTTAGCGATGGCGACCTGGATAAGGAGAGCAATTTTTATGTACTCCGCAAAACCCGGATGCCGGCTATCCTCACTGAAAATTTCTTTATGGATAATGAAGCCGAATGTAAATCATTATTACTGACACCCGAAGGCAGGCAGCGGATCATTGCCTATCATGTTCAGGGTATTGTCAGTACGCTGGAGTATTACAAGCAAAAACACACCTGA